GGAGCTCGGGCTACCGGCCGGGCTCCTCGAGCCGGGCGAGGCGCCCGAGGACGCGGCCCGGCGCGAGCTGCTGGAGGAGACGGGCTACGGGGAGGGGGAGTGGGGGCTCCTCGGAAGGGTCTCCTCCTCGCCTTCGCTCAAGGACAACTGGGCTTACCTCTTCCTGGCGCGCGGCGTGGAGCGGGTGAACGAGGGCCTGAACCTCGACGAGCACGAGCGCCTCACGGTGGAGAGCGTGCCGATCGGCGAGGTGGAGCGGCTGGTGCTCTCGGGTGAGATCTTCAGCTCCAGCGGCGTCGCCGCGGCGCTCCTGGCCCTCAGACGCCTGCGGGGAGGCTCTCCGCGCTAGGCGCGGCGCCAGACCAGGGCCGCGTTCTGCCCCCCGAAGCCGAAGGAGTTGCTCATGGCCGTTTCTACCTGCTGCTCACGGGAGCGCAGGGGCACGACGTCCGGCGGGGCCTCCGGGTCTCTGTTCTCGCAGTTTATGGTGGGCGGGAGGACGCCTTCTTGCAGGGCGAGAACGGTGGCGAGGCTCTCGATGGCGCCCGCCGCACCGAGCATGTGCCCGACGGCCCCTTTTATGGAGCTGACGGGGAGCATCTCCAGATACTCCCCGAAGACCTTCTTCAGGGCTTTCGACTCGGCGAGATCCCCGGCCGGCGTTGCGGTGGCGTGGGCGTTGACGTACCCTACATCCCGCGCCGGGAGGCCCGAGGAGCTTAGCGCCCGCTCCATCGCGAGCACCGCCCCTTCTCCCGAGGGGTCTGGCGCGGTCTCGTGGTAGGCGTCGTTGGAGGTGCCGTAACCGGCGAGCTCGGCGTAGACCCGCACCCCGCGCGCCAGCGCCCGCTCTAGCGGCTCCAGCACGAGCACGGCCGCTCCCTCCCCCATCACCATCCCTCGGCGGTCGGCGGCGAACGGGCGCGACCAGGCCCCGGGATCCTCCGGACCTTTGAGCGCGATCGCGCTGGATGCAGCCAGACCGGCGAGGATCGCCGGCGAGAACAGGCACTCCGTCCCGCCCGCGATCACCGCGTCGGCCGCCCCCGCACCGAGCCAGTAGAGCGCCTCGCCGATGGAGTTGGCCGAGGAGGCGCAGGCGGTCGAGTAGGTCATCACCGGACCCCGCAGCCCGTGGCGCATCGCCAACGCCCCCGCGGGTGCGTTGGGGATGGCCTTGGAGACCAGGCGCGGCTCCCCTCGGGCCGAGGGGTCCCGCGCCAGACGTGCCGCCCCGGCCTCGAGCGAGACGACACCGCCGAAGACCGACCCCATCGAGATTCCGACCCGGTCCCGGTCGAGACCGGAGAAGGGG
This genomic stretch from Rubrobacter calidifluminis harbors:
- a CDS encoding beta-ketoacyl-[acyl-carrier-protein] synthase family protein, producing the protein MGDGRVRVVVTGLGAVTPFGVGVRTFWEAILSGRSGVGEMDDPVLARWSPVAAQARDFDATDHLPKRLVRNTDRVTQMALVAAEEALSDAGLLGDVPFSGLDRDRVGISMGSVFGGVVSLEAGAARLARDPSARGEPRLVSKAIPNAPAGALAMRHGLRGPVMTYSTACASSANSIGEALYWLGAGAADAVIAGGTECLFSPAILAGLAASSAIALKGPEDPGAWSRPFAADRRGMVMGEGAAVLVLEPLERALARGVRVYAELAGYGTSNDAYHETAPDPSGEGAVLAMERALSSSGLPARDVGYVNAHATATPAGDLAESKALKKVFGEYLEMLPVSSIKGAVGHMLGAAGAIESLATVLALQEGVLPPTINCENRDPEAPPDVVPLRSREQQVETAMSNSFGFGGQNAALVWRRA
- a CDS encoding NUDIX hydrolase — protein: MAAEDRWENLSSRRLFETPYFALRADRLRLPDGAVKDPYYVIERPDAAIVFPVTDEERVLLVRQYRPPLGREELGLPAGLLEPGEAPEDAARRELLEETGYGEGEWGLLGRVSSSPSLKDNWAYLFLARGVERVNEGLNLDEHERLTVESVPIGEVERLVLSGEIFSSSGVAAALLALRRLRGGSPR